DNA sequence from the Pogoniulus pusillus isolate bPogPus1 chromosome 7, bPogPus1.pri, whole genome shotgun sequence genome:
ttggccacaacaaccccaagcagcactgcaggctggggccagagtggctgagagcagccaggcagagagggagctgggggtgctggaagagagtagctgaagaggaggcagcagtgcccaggtgggcagcagagccaatggcatcctgggctggctcaggagcagtgtgggcagcagcacaagggaggttcttgtgcccacccctgtgctcagcactgctcaagccacccctggagtgctgtgtccagttctgggctcctcaattcaagagagatgttgaggtgctggaaggtgttgagagaagggcagcaaggctggggagggtcctggagcagagccctgtgaggagaggctgagggagctgggggtgtgcagcctgcagcagaggaggctcagggcagagctcattgctgcctgcagctgcctgcagggaggctgtagccaggtggggttgggatctgctgccaggcaagcagcaacagaagaaggggacagagtgtgaagttgtggcagggcaggtctaggctggctgttaggaggaagttgttggcagagagagtgattggcattggaatgggctgcccagggaggtggtggagtctctgtggctggaggtgttgaagccaagcctggctggggcacttagtgccatggtctggttgcttggccagggatgggtgctaggttggactggctgagcttggagctctcttccaacctggttgactttATTCTATCCAGCAGTCTGGGTTGTTCCCACAGCATTTCCTCAACAGCTGCGGTGCTTGGAGCAGCTCCTCCGGGATGTGTGGTCGGATTGGGAACTCAGTGGGGGGCAGCTAAAGCAGGCAGGAGAACACTGCTCTGTGGAGTCTGTTCCTGAGTTGATCTGCATTGCAAAAGGACACAAGCTCTCCCACCAAGACAGTGATGTGGCACACAGTGGATTTCTCCTTGATACCAATCCACTGCCTGCATCTGAGCATCCTTGCAGGGTTCAAACCACACAGAGATGCAACTTCACATGAGCAGACTACTGAGAGGCTCACTCAGGACTGCTGCTGTGATGAGGCTGGTGTGAGAAAGTGCAGCATCTGCACTGGACCACAGCATCCCCACAAACACAAACTTCTCTGGCAAGACTGACCAGATCTTTCCTGATCCTCTGCATGTGAAAATGTGGGAGATAACAAACCACACAGCACACTTTGGGGTGAGAAGTGATGGTTTTTACTGCAAGCATCAAACTGCATTTCCATCAAAGAGGAAACTAATGCAGACATCACTCTGTCCCTCCTCAGCACCAAAAGTCTCTGCTCTACTTCCTCTTCCTGTGTGTCAGGCAGCAGTGCATCCTCCTGCAGTCTTCagtgtgctcctcctcctcctcctctcctttgccACATGTCCTGGAGCAATGCCCACTGCAGCTCTTTTTTGACTGCTTGGTGTCTGTAGAATAGAAGGAAGAGAGCTATGTCTGCAGTGACTAATTCATCAGggtcagcagcacagaaatccCTCCACTGCACAGTCAGTGTTCTCCTTgcagtgcccacagccacaCTGCTACCTGGGAATGGACCATGGGCACTTGTCTCAGCAGTGGTTTGAGTATGTACTACTTGGCCAAGGGCAAGAGTGAGCCAAAGACACTGCTGCCAATTACATGGGCTGGAAGACTTGGTTCAAATGTCAAGCTGAGACCTCAGTGCTGCCACTGATGAATTTACCTCTGCAGTCACACCCTGGGTGCTCAGCTCCAGGTGAACTGAATTGCTATGGTCCTATCTGCTCATGCCCAGCTACCATGATGAATTTAAGAGGTCACTCTCTTAAGATGATGCCCAGTTCAAATGGAGATGAGGATGCCCAGTTCAAATGGAGATGAGGATGCCCAGTTCAAATGGAGAACCCCAAATGCTGGATGTCTACATGTAGGATGATGTGATTCCAGTGCAGAAGTCTCACCAGCTGAACCCAGCCaaaaccttagaatcatagaatcagtcagggttggaatggaccacaaggagcagccagttccaagccccctgccatgcccagggacaccctaccctagagcaggctgcacacagcctcacacagcctggcctcaaacacctccagccatggggcctcaaccacctccctgggcaacccattccagcctctcaccactctcctgctcaacaacttcctcctcacctccactctgactctccccaactccagctttgctccattccccccagtcactccctgacagcctcaaaagtccctccccagcttttttgtagcccccttcagatcctcgcaggccacaagaaggtcccctgggagcctcctctgctccagcctgcacagccccaactctttcagtctgtgctcacagcagagctgctgcagccctctgagcatcctcctggccctgctctggacacactccagcatctccacatccctcttgtgttgggtgctccagacctggctgcagcactccaggtggatACCCACACCTACTTGCCTGGAAAAGTCTTTTTTCCACCTTAGTTCCTTCGTGATTCTCTCTTATGTCTCATCCTGCTCCCTATCATTTGCCATCTCACCTGGGGTGGCCATCAAGGCCATGAGAAAAACAGCAAACACAACATAGATGAACTTCatggctggagcacagcaggtgTGGGGTGAAGCCTTGCAGAGAGGTCTTGAGTTTGCTGAGTGGAAGGATGGAGATCCTGGTATTTATAGGCAGAGAGGACAGTGCTAAGGAGGAGCATGACTTGCCTGCTGTGCAGGGACACATTGTTTGCTGCTGAGTGGGGATGTTATGTCACTCCAACCCAGTGGCCACCTGACTCTCTGGCCACTGTGTGCCCATTTGGCACAGGCTCTTTGAAGAGATCTCATGTGGCCTCTACAGGTGACTCTCCCTTGGGAGCTGGGCTCCCACTCAGTCTGACTGCCAAAGCTTTTGAGCAGCTTGGGCTACCAGTCCCTGCTCAGGAGGACTTGCTGGTGGCTTGCAGGGGTGGCTGTGGTAGGCAGTGTAACAGCAACCAGTCTGcaatctcttcttcctcccttccaaaACAAAGACCTGAGAgcatccagcagagggctgtgaggatgatgagggggctggagcactgcctggtgaggagaggctgagggacctgggactgcttagtctggagaggagaagactgagaggggattgaatcaatgtttttcaatatctgagggctgggggtcaggagtggggacaggctctgctcactgctccctgggataggacaagcagcagtggatggaagctgcagcacaggaggttccagctcagcacaagggggaacttcttggctgtaagggtcccagagccctggcacaggctgcccagagaggttatgcagtctccttctgtggagcctttccaggcctgtttggatgtgttcctctgtgatctgtgttagattgtgggtcctgctctggcagggggttggactggatgacaaccttgggtcccttccaacccctgacatcctgtgagcctgtgatcctatgactggTCTTATGCAGACCAAAGCCTTCCCATCTGCATGCCAGGACCTAGACCCTCTACTAGAATGTGAAGTGCTGTGGCACTGGATGTGCAAGTTGTTATGAATTTGGAATAAGCTTCCCTGCAAAAACATTCTGACTGCCTGAAGGTGAGGACAGCAGGCTGAAGTCATCTGGGCCTCAGTGCAGTTGCCTGAATGCAGACAGCACCATTTGAGACCTCCTGAAATCTTCCAATTTTCTCTTACTCTCCTAGATcagaaaatagaatcacagaatcaagcaggttggaagagacctccaagctcagccactctggcatCTTGGGTACATATCTGAGAtgtcccagctgctctccagctgtgtgTCTAGAGGGTGATGGCCACCCATGGTTCTATAGCTGCCAGccatgtatagaatcatagaatcaagcaggttgggagagagctccaagctcagccagcccaacctagcacccagccctgtccagtcaaccagaccatggcactaagtgccccaaccaggcttggcttcaacacctccaggcacagagactccaccacctccctgggcggcTCACTCCAAAGTGCTAAGTGAGCATCCTGTTTGTAGTCACTGTCCTGGAAATCTCCTCTTGCAtgagctcagacccccaggAGCTCCCCAATATGCACCAACTGAACAACacctgcaggagaaagcagagtgAGGCTGTGCATGCTGCCGTGGCAccacctgcctgactgctcagcttGCATGGACTGAAAGACCACCACTGTAGGTCACCACACCTGGAACTGAGCTCCTGTCCCCTAGCACATGTAGGAGGTGAAGGCTTCCTGTTATGCCAggtgcatccaggtctggagctcgtattacaagagggctgtggagatgttggagagtgtccagagaagggccaggaggatgctcagaggctgcagcagctctgctgtgagcacagactgaaagagttggggctgtgcaggctggagcagaggaggctcccaggtgaccttctggtggccttccaggatctgaagtgggctacaaaaaagctggggagggacttttgaggctgtgagggagtaacaggactggggggaatggagcaaagctggaggtggggagatccaGAGCCTGTCCTAATGCTCTGTGTGGAGCCATGGGGACACAAAAACCCAcaccagacacacacacacacagagttacttctactttttttccccctcttttttaatTATTGCAAGGAGGGGATGACAATTGGGTTAGAGAGTTGAGAAGCTGCTCCCAGAGCCACCACGATGGCTCTTCTTCCCCAGGTGCTTCCTCTTTGGCTCCTATTTCCCCTTCCAGATGGGTGGGATGCAGCAGTAGTACTTGCAGTCAGAGGAAGTGGACCACACATCCACCTTGGAGCATTTGGTGGAGCAGTACCCAACGCTGTGGCAGTACTTTACGTGCCCATATCCTGcaaggagacagagagagaggggtCAGGAGAGGATAGGTGCCTCTGTGGCCCTCTGCAATGCCCTTTTGTTACCTCCAACTGTGAGTGCAACTGTggtcagaatcatagattcagtcagggttggaagggaccacaagaatcatctagttccaaacccccagcccctccccagccttgctgcccttctctcaacaccttccagcacctcaacatctctcttgaatggaggagcccagaactggacacagcactcaagctgtggcctgagcagtgctgagcacaggggcacaagaacctcccttgtgctgctgcccacactgctcctgagccagcccaggatgccattggctctgctgaccacctgggcactgctgcctcctcttcagctcctctctcccagcacccccagctccctctctgcctggctgctctcagccactctggccccagcctgcagtgctgcttggggttgttgtggccaaagtgcagaaccctgcacttggccttgttcagtctcatccccttggcctctgcccacccatgcagcctggccaggtccctctgcagggctctgctacgctccaacagctccacacctgctcctagcttggtgtcatctgcaaactcactgctgctggactcaatgcccacAGGTCTGTCTGGGGTTGGTCCTTAtttcactgtccctggaaagaAGTCCTGGCCAGCTTTTAGCAGCCTCCTCCATATTAGTGATTGCATTTTAAAGAGGTAAGGTTAGTTTAAAAGAATCTCAGCTGGTGTCAGCTCCTCTCACCCTATTCTCCATCTTACCTGGGGTGGCCAGGGAGACCAGTAGGAAGACAGCAAAGACAAGGTAGAGGAACCTCATGGCTGGAGTTGAGCTGGGATCTctgcaaggctggagagaggagtctcagagagagctggaagggagGATGTGGCATACAGGGAGGCTGAAGCTGCTGGTTTTTATAGAGCACTTCCCTGCTGAGTGGAGGATGgtgaggagagagtgggaatGAGTCCAAATCTCTTTATCCCTGGACTTGCAGTGATGGCACAAGAACCAGAGTTCCCCATGTGCACCCAAGTGGGCTGGCAGCCACCTCCTCACCCCAGCAGCAAGTAGGATTTCAACACACTGGCTTTGATGAGAGCACAGATGAAAAGTGGTtatcagcagcagagccagctgaTGGGTCACAGGGACCTGATGGGGATCTGCAGGCACAATGGGGAGTGGGGAACAAGATCCCTATCACAGCCTTCCAGGCCTTTCTTTCCCAACCTCTGGCACTTGGGCTCAGGCTGAGTTGTGGCCAGGGCACACAGATAACTCTGCCTCCATTGTCCAGATTCATCCCCATGAGGGATGCACTGTTggctgggaagagacctctgttCCCAGCTCCATCTCTGAGGAGGACCACATCTACAACATTCCTCTGATcaatggagcaaagctcctGGCCACTGTAGCATCTTTTGTTGTGCCCTTTCACTCCActcagccatgggcaggagcactggggctgggagctcctGCTAAGCCAGCTGCACTTTGATCATCACCTGCTCCTCACAACCCCCTCCTGGGCTTTCAAAcctgagcagagccctgcaaaggaaCTTTTCCAACCACAGATCACTGGGCTCTTTAATGGATTTATAAACAGACAGGGGGGGACAGGGGATggggagtgaaaaaaaaaaggcaactggTGAAGGGACAGAAGCTGATGATGATCCAAAATTAGGGAATATCCTCAACCCTGCACCTGCAAAAGGCAGCagatggatcatagaatcacagaatcatagaatcatagaatcatagaaccaagcaggctggaagagagctccaagctcagccaggccaatctatcccccagccctcaacaagcaaccagaccatggcactaagtgccccagccaggcttggctgcaacacctccaggcacagagactccaccacctccctgggcagcccattccaatgccaatcactctctctgacaacaacttcctaacaacatccagcctagacctgccctggcacagcttgacactgaccccttgttctgttgctgggtgccagggagaaaagcccaaccccacctggctacagcctccctgcaggcagctgcaggcagcaatgagctctgccctgagcctcctctgctgcaggctgcacacccccagctccctcagcctctcctcacagggctctgctccaggcccctccccagccttgctgcccttctctggacaccttccagcacctcaacatctctcttgaatggaggagcccagaactggacacagcactcaaggggtggcctgagcagtgctgagcacaggggtgggcagaagaacctcccttgtcctgctgcccacactgctcctgagccagcccaggatgccattggctctgctgcccacctgggcacactgctgcctcctctgcagcctacttGCAAGTCTCAGCATGAGGGCAGCaaaatgtctgctgctgtctCAGTGGCAGTTAGACTAAAGATGAGAACTTGGAAAACATTTCTAAACTCTGTACAAATGATGTGTCTGAATTCCTTACAGCCAGTTAGGGAGGAGGCTTAGGATACCATAAGAGGGTGCCTGGAAAACAGCAGATAAAACCCAGAAAaacatccaacccaacccaacccaaaacaaacaaacaaacaaaaaccccaacctgacattgccattaaaaaaagaaaaagcttaaggaaagctcagcacaaggagaacttcttgcctggaagggtcccagagccctggcacaggctgcccagagaggctgtggagtctcctccactggagcctttcaaggcctgtctggatgtgttcctgtgtgacctgagctaaattgtgtggtcctgctctggcaggggggttggactggatgatctcttagtgtcacttccaacccttgacatctgtgagcctgtgagaggggattttatcaatgctgatcaatagctgggggtgtgcagcctgcagaagaggaggctcagggcagagctcattgctgtctgcagctgcctgcagggaggctgtagccaggtggggttgggctctgctgccaggcaagcagcaacagaacaaggggacagagtgtcaagctgtgccaggggaggtctaggctggctgtgaggaggaagttgttgtcagagagagtgattggcattggaatgggctgcccagggaggtggtggagtctgtgtgcctggaggtgttgaagccaagcctggctggggcactcagtgccatggtctggttggttgggcagggctgggtgccaggctgggctggctgagcttggagctctcttccagcctgcttgattctctgattctctgatctaaAGGGTGGGGTCCAAGAGCATGGGGCCAGCCTATTTcctgtggtgcccagtgacaggacaggggcagagctggagcagaggaaactCCACCTCAGCACAGGGCAATACAtttcttttcccctgtgaggatgatggagccctggcacaggctgcccagagaggttgtggagtctccttctctggagagattcaaaacctgtctggatgtgatcctgtgcaacctgctttgggtcaccctgctgtggcagggggggcttgggcttggtgatctccagaggccacttccaatccccatcattctgtgactctttgacCTGGCCCCCAGGAACAAACCACAGCTTTCCCAGGTGTTGCTTTTCATGGATCAAGGACTTTTGTCTTTGCCATGTCTTCTTTTTCCTGGTCATCACTATCCCACTCACTTCAGTCTTCCCCCAAAGGTCATATCATGATTCCCTGTCATTTTCAGAGCCCTTAAGCCCTTTGAGTGCTTCCTTGGAGCACAAAGCTGGATGAAGGCACTTGAAAGGGCTGCAGGGTGCAGTGTGTACGTCCTGTGCTTTAGGAGCTCAGCTTTTGTTTGCCCATGGAGGACAATTGGTGCTGGTTTCCCAACGCCATAACATTGCTCACTTGTGCCTGCAACCCCAAgtttccctgcagagctggcaggcaggcagaaactCCTTGTTCTGTATTCTCTAGGTAGCCATTCCTGCCtgtagagcagagagcagccttcCCCTGCCACTGAATTAAGGTTTTCTTTGTTATCTCTTTAAGCAAGAGCAGATCCACTGGAATGTTAATCCTGTCATCTGATGCTTTGCAGCCCCTTTCAACttcagcctgcagggaggctgtagccaggtggggttgggctctgctgccaggcaagcagcagcagaacaaggggacagagtgtcaagttgtggcaggggaggtctaggctggatgtgaggaggaagctcctggcagagagagtgattggcattggaatgggctgcccagggaggtggtggagtctctgtgcctggaggtgttgcagccaagcctggctggggcacttagtgccatggtctggttgcttggccagggctgggtgctaggttgggctggctgagcttggagctctcttccaacctgcttgatcctatggttctgtgattctcatttgtgagcagagggctggaacacctctgctaggaAGACAGCCTGAGacagttgaggttgttcagcctggagaagagaaggcttcagggagaccttatcatggctttcagtacttaaaaggggGTTATAAAGAACCCAGCAGGGCACGTT
Encoded proteins:
- the LOC135177173 gene encoding cygnin-like produces the protein MRFLYLVFAVFLLVSLATPGYGHVKYCHSVGYCSTKCSKVDVWSTSSDCKYYCCIPPIWKGK